The Streptomyces sp. V3I7 genome segment TGCCGGGCTCGGGTCCCATTTCAGTGCGACCTCGACCTTGCGAATCCCCTTGCTGAAGCCGCTCACCACGCGTCCCCTTCCCCCTCACGGGCTCTTGCCCCAACTAGTGTGCGGTCAAGGCTCGTTCTCCATCGTGCCACGCGCGCGGGACATACGCGCGGGTGATCTCCGCCGTAGCCCGACCGATGCGTTGCCCTGGGCCTTACGATGGCGCGGTGCTGGTCAAGTGGATTCGCTGCACCGTGGTGGACCGCCGTGGATTCGAGCGGGGGCAGCGGAAATGGGCGGGGCTTCTGGGGGAGCCGGGGTTTCGGGGACAGGGCGGAGGCTGGAGCCGGCAGCGACCCGGCGTGGCGCACCTCTTCGCCTTCTGGGAGAGCCGTGCCTTCTACGACTCCTTCATGGCACGCTCGCACGACCGGCTGGCGGCGTCCCAGTCCGGCACGTTCAAGGACGGCCAGGCCAAGCTGTTCGAGTACCGGTTCGACGTGAAGACAGGCTTCGAGCCCCGCTTCACCGACACCGACCTGCTCCGCGTCGCTCACTGCCGTGTCCACGAAGAGCGGGTCGACAACTTCGTCCTCATGCAGGAGAAGGTCTGGAACCCCGCGATGGCCGGATCGCCCGGCATGATCCGCGGGATGTTCGCGGACGCACCGCAGCACGAGTTCCTGGTCCTGTCGATGTGGCGGTCCGCCGCCGAGCACGGCAAGTACCGCACCGAGCGGGTGGAGCGCCTCGCCCTGCGCGCCCAGACCGAGGCGGACGTCGCCGCGCTCACGGGCGACATCGTGGAGCTGGAACCGAGCTGGACCGTGTGACCTGTGTCGTACGGAACCCCCTACGACCGCTCGCTTCGGCGGCCGTCGATTTAGGGTTTCGGCATGGCACGACCTCGGCGCATCGTCCTTGTCCGACACGGAGAGTCGACCGGCAACATCGACGACTCCGTGTACGAACGCGAACCCGACCACGCTCTCGCCCTCACCGAACGGGGCTGGCGGCAGGCGGCCGAGACGGGGAAGGTGCTCCGGGAGACCTTCGGGCGTGAGCGCGTGAGCGTGTACGTCTCCCCGTACCGGCGGACGCACGAGACCCTTCGCGCCTTCCAGCTCGACCCCGAGCTGACCAGGGTGCGCGAGGAGCCCCGGCTGCGCGAGCAGGACTGGGGGAACTGGCAGGACCGCGACGACGTCAAGCTCCAGAAGGCCTACCGGGACGCCTACGGGCACTTTTTCTTCCGCTTCCCGCAGGGCGAGTCCGGGGCGGACGTGTACGACCGCGTCGGCGGGTTCCTGGAGAGCCTCTTCCGCAGCTTCGAGGACCCCGACCACCCGCCGAACGTCCTACTGGTGACCCACGGCCTGGCCATGCGGCTGTTCTGCATGCGCTGGTTCCACTGGTCGGTCGCGGAATTCGAGGCTCTCGCGAACCCCGGGAACGCCGAGACGCGCATGCTC includes the following:
- a CDS encoding YdbC family protein; the protein is MLVKWIRCTVVDRRGFERGQRKWAGLLGEPGFRGQGGGWSRQRPGVAHLFAFWESRAFYDSFMARSHDRLAASQSGTFKDGQAKLFEYRFDVKTGFEPRFTDTDLLRVAHCRVHEERVDNFVLMQEKVWNPAMAGSPGMIRGMFADAPQHEFLVLSMWRSAAEHGKYRTERVERLALRAQTEADVAALTGDIVELEPSWTV
- a CDS encoding histidine phosphatase family protein, whose amino-acid sequence is MARPRRIVLVRHGESTGNIDDSVYEREPDHALALTERGWRQAAETGKVLRETFGRERVSVYVSPYRRTHETLRAFQLDPELTRVREEPRLREQDWGNWQDRDDVKLQKAYRDAYGHFFFRFPQGESGADVYDRVGGFLESLFRSFEDPDHPPNVLLVTHGLAMRLFCMRWFHWSVAEFEALANPGNAETRMLVLGDDGKYTLDRPFEQWRDPEPY